From a region of the Malania oleifera isolate guangnan ecotype guangnan chromosome 12, ASM2987363v1, whole genome shotgun sequence genome:
- the LOC131144822 gene encoding delta(3,5)-Delta(2,4)-dienoyl-CoA isomerase, peroxisomal: protein METYKTIEIVQKNPTSPVFHLYLSGPSFRNALPRDFFSEFPKALASLDQNPDAAVIILAGNGGHFCTGIDLKALSSTSSQADSDDSGRTNERLRRDIKFLQAAVTAIEQCRKPVIAAIHGGCIGAGVDIVTACDIRYCSQDAFFSVKEVDLAITADLGTLQRLPGIVGYGHAMELALTARTFKAAEAKALGLVSRVFGSKQEMDEGVRVVAEGIAAKSPLAVTGTKAVLQRSRDMSVDQALDYVATWNSATLLSSDLTEAVSAHLKKRKPAFAKL from the exons ATGGAGACCTACAAAACCATAGAAATCGTCCAGAAAAACCCTACCTCTCCAGTCTTCCATCTCTATCTAAGCGGTCCATCTTTTCGCAACGCTCTGCCTCGCGACTTCTTCTCTGAGTTCCCCAAAGCCCTCGCCTCCCTCGACCAAAACCCCGATGCTGCCGTCATAATCCTGGCCGGAAACGGCGGCCACTTCTGCACCGGTATTGACCTCAAAGCCCTGAGCTCCACCTCGTCGCAGGCCGACTCTGACGACTCCGGTCGCACCAATGAGCGACTTCGGCGTGACATCAAGTTCCTGCAGGCCGCCGTCACGGCTATAGAGCAGTGCCGGAAACCGGTGATCGCCGCCATCCACGGCGGCTGTATTGGCGCCGGGGTTGATATAGTGACGGCCTGTGACATAAGGTACTGTTCGCAGGACGCGTTCTTCTCGGTGAAGGAGGTCGATCTGGCGATCACCGCCGATCTCGGGACTCTTCAGAGGTTGCCAGGAATCGTCGGGTACGGTCACGCTATGGAACTGGCTTTGACGGCACGGACGTTTAAGGCGGCAGAAGCAAAGGCGTTGGGTCTGGTTTCTAGGGTTTTTGGATCGAAGCAGGAGATGGATGAGGGGGTGAGAGTCGTCGCGGAGG GGATTGCTGCCAAGTCTCCTCTTGCTGTCACTGGGACAAAGGCTGTACTACAAAGAAGCAGGGACATGAGTGTGGACCAAGCATTGGATTATGTTGCGACTTGGAACTCCGCCACACTTCTATCCAGCGATCTAACAGAGGCTGTGTCTGCTCACTTGAAGAAGAGGAAGCCTGCTTTTGCCAAACTCTGA
- the LOC131144817 gene encoding bidirectional sugar transporter SWEET15-like has product MAIFPIHHPLVFTFGLLGNIVSFFVYFAPLPTFFKVYKKKSTEGFHSVPYVVALFSAMLWMYYGLINTSAFLLITINSFGCLIECFYIAMYLAYAPRAAKTVTLRLFVALNVVAFSGIVAFTHYAVKGSIRIHVLGWICASLSVSVFAAPLSIMAQVIRTKSVEYMPFNLSLFLTLSAVMWLSYGLLLKDLYVAVPNILGLIFGVVQMVLYGLYRDRDGELKKNNKKQQPGHVINMVSLSTLTPVELHPVDAQKPNQTTNIIIDDQAQTSPNQKIDQSHDDHDHDRDHHVGEDEDGKKLDQVHTQAGQGLHDQEIIGAV; this is encoded by the exons ATGGCCATCTTCCCCATTCATCATCCACTGGTTTTCACTTTTGGTCTCCTTG GTAACATCGTATCGTTCTTCGTGTACTTCGCTCCATT GCCAACCTTTTTCAAAGTGTACAAGAAAAAATCTACAGAAGGGTTTCACTCGGTGCCTTATGTGGTTGCCTTATTTAGTGCCATGCTGTGGATGTACTATGGCTTAATCAACACCAGCGCTTTCCTTCTAATTACCATTAACTCCTTTGGGTGCCTCATAGAATGCTTTTACATTGCCATGTATCTAGCTTATGCACCAAGGGCAGCAAAG ACTGTGACATTAAGGCTATTTGTTGCATTAAATGTTGTGGCATTCTCTGGAATAGTGGCGTTCACCCACTATGCGGTGAAGGGCTCTATTCGGATCCATGTGCTTGGTTGGATTTGTGCTTCCCTCTCCGTCAGCGTCTTCGCTGCCCCTCTAAGTATTATG GCGCAAGTGATAAGAACAAAGAGTGTTGAGTACATGCCCTTCAACTTATCACTCTTCCTCACACTGAGCGCAGTCATGTGGCTCTCCTATGGCCTCCTCCTCAAGGACCTCTACGTTGCT GTACCAAACATTCTAGGGTTAATATTTGGGGTAGTTCAGATGGTGCTGTATGGACTGTATAGGGACAGAGATGGAGAGCTTAAGAAGAACAATAAGAAGCAGCAACCAGGGCATGTAATCAACATGGTCTCCCTAAGCACACTTACTCCTGTTGAGCTTCATCCCGTGGATGCACAAAAACCTAATCAAACAACCAATATCATCATTGATGATCAAGCCCAGACGAGTCCCAATCAAAAGATCGATCAGAGTCATGATGATCACGATCACGATCGTGATCATCATGTGGGTGAAGATGAAGATGGGAAGAAGCTTGATCAAGTACACACACAAGCTGGGCAAGGCCTCCATGATCAGGAAATCATTGGGGCAGTTTAA
- the LOC131144827 gene encoding uncharacterized protein LOC131144827, whose translation MTTSSSDDTPGALLVSKSFKHDSHPPAPFGSLSLHGGKFGSNSKSRATPDGTKCSHCGNTKHTRETCFKLPGYPDWWHDRLAQKRRNVVGNDEGTGKAAVAAAEPHISLIPADSSNSNSGGDTRRRVELVDI comes from the exons ATGACGACTAGTAGCTCCGATGATACACCAGGAGCGCTTCTGGTGTCCAAGAGCTTCAAACATGACTCACATCCTCCAGCACCCTTTGGGTCTCTTTCTCTACATGGTGGCAAATTCGGTTCCAACTCCAAATCCCGAGCCACCCCCGATGGAACTAAATGCTCTCACTGTGGGAATACAAAGCATACCCGTGAGACCTGCTTCAAGCTACCCGGATATCCCGATTGGTGGCACGACCGCCTGGCTCAGAAGCGCCGTAATGTAGTTGGGAATGATGAAGGCACAGGCAAGGCTGCGGTGGCTGCAGCAGAACCACATATTTCCCTCATTCCAGCCGATAGTTCAAATTCTAACTCAG GGGGAGACACGAGAAGAAGAGTTGAATTGGTTGACATTTGA